From the Kitasatospora viridis genome, one window contains:
- a CDS encoding zinc-dependent alcohol dehydrogenase family protein — MRVVRFHELGGPEVLRLEEAAPGVPGAGEALVRIRVIGLNRAEASFRAGRYIEQARELPAGLGYEAAGVIEQVGDGESGFAVGDRVSILPTFSMNDYQVYAEQAVVPVSALVKLAAEVSLEQGAAVWMPYLTAYGALVDIAGIGKGDTVLIPAASSSVGLAAIRIAGRLGAVPIAVTRTAAKKAALEEAGAAAVVVTDEQDLATEVLRLTEGAGATVVFDPVAGPGFNDLAQLTARGGTLFLYGSLSNQPTPFPRAAIGRGINIRGYVVFEITAHPVRKARALEFVTAGLAEGWLDPAIDRSFPLDEIVTAHEYLESNKHIGKILVTVD, encoded by the coding sequence ATGCGAGTCGTTCGGTTCCATGAGCTGGGCGGGCCCGAGGTGCTGCGGCTGGAGGAGGCGGCGCCGGGCGTGCCCGGGGCCGGGGAGGCGCTGGTCCGGATCCGGGTGATCGGGCTCAACCGCGCGGAGGCCAGCTTCCGCGCCGGCCGGTACATCGAGCAGGCCCGGGAGCTGCCCGCGGGCCTGGGCTACGAGGCGGCCGGCGTGATCGAGCAGGTCGGCGACGGGGAGAGCGGCTTCGCCGTCGGCGACCGGGTGTCGATCCTGCCGACCTTCTCGATGAACGACTACCAGGTCTACGCCGAGCAGGCCGTGGTGCCGGTCTCCGCGCTGGTCAAGCTGGCCGCCGAGGTCAGCCTGGAGCAGGGCGCGGCGGTCTGGATGCCGTACCTGACCGCCTACGGCGCGCTGGTCGACATCGCCGGCATCGGCAAGGGCGACACCGTGCTGATCCCGGCCGCCTCCAGCAGCGTCGGCCTGGCCGCGATCCGGATCGCCGGCCGGCTGGGCGCGGTGCCGATCGCGGTCACCCGCACCGCCGCGAAGAAGGCGGCGCTGGAGGAGGCCGGCGCGGCGGCCGTGGTGGTGACGGACGAGCAGGACCTGGCGACCGAGGTGCTGCGGCTGACCGAGGGCGCCGGCGCCACCGTGGTCTTCGACCCGGTGGCCGGCCCCGGCTTCAACGACCTGGCCCAGCTCACCGCGCGCGGCGGCACGCTCTTCCTCTACGGCAGCCTGAGCAACCAGCCCACCCCGTTCCCGCGCGCGGCGATCGGCCGGGGCATCAACATCCGCGGCTACGTGGTCTTCGAGATCACCGCGCACCCGGTGCGCAAGGCCCGGGCGCTGGAGTTCGTCACCGCGGGCCTGGCGGAGGGCTGGCTGGACCCGGCGATCGACCGCAGCTTCCCGCTGGACGAGATCGTCACGGCGCACGAGTACCTGGAGTCGAACAAGCACATCGGCAAGATCCTGGTCACCGTCGACTGA
- a CDS encoding 2-hydroxyacid dehydrogenase, which translates to MEIIAFGVQADERPLLEQAFAGRHALRVLSLFLNRDTAPLAAGFPVVSTSVNAELDAETLALLAAGGTELVAQRSTGFNNIDLAAAAELGLTVARVSHYSPYAVAEHAWALALAVNRRLTRAASRSREFDFRLDGLLGRDVHGMTVGVIGTGKIGECFARIAHGFGTELLGWDLAENPACRELGMTYTELPELLSRADLVSLHVPLLPATHHLIDAAALARMKDDAILVNSSRGGLVDSAALVETLRAGRLSGVGLDVYEEETGVFFTDRSIQGITDDTLARLVTFPQVLVTSHQAYFTRTAVGQIIDATARNVEDFAAGRRNGNTLVPLSG; encoded by the coding sequence ATGGAGATCATCGCCTTCGGCGTCCAGGCCGACGAACGGCCACTGCTGGAACAGGCCTTCGCCGGCCGCCACGCCCTGCGGGTGCTGTCCCTCTTCCTGAACCGGGACACCGCGCCGCTGGCCGCCGGCTTCCCGGTGGTCTCCACCAGCGTCAACGCCGAGCTGGACGCCGAGACCCTGGCCCTGCTCGCCGCCGGCGGCACCGAGCTCGTCGCCCAACGCTCCACCGGGTTCAACAACATCGACCTGGCGGCGGCGGCCGAGCTGGGCCTCACCGTCGCCCGGGTCTCGCACTACTCCCCCTACGCGGTGGCCGAGCACGCCTGGGCGCTGGCGCTGGCCGTCAACCGGCGGCTCACCCGGGCGGCGAGCCGGTCCCGGGAGTTCGACTTCCGGCTCGACGGGCTGCTCGGGCGGGACGTGCACGGCATGACCGTCGGGGTGATCGGCACCGGCAAGATCGGCGAGTGCTTCGCCCGGATCGCGCACGGCTTCGGCACCGAGCTGCTCGGCTGGGACCTAGCCGAGAACCCCGCCTGCCGGGAGCTCGGCATGACCTACACCGAACTGCCCGAACTGCTCTCCCGCGCCGACCTGGTCAGCCTGCACGTGCCGCTGCTGCCGGCCACCCACCACCTGATCGACGCCGCCGCGCTGGCCCGGATGAAGGACGACGCGATCCTGGTCAACTCCAGCCGGGGCGGCCTGGTCGACAGCGCCGCCCTGGTCGAGACCCTGCGGGCCGGCCGGCTCTCCGGCGTCGGCCTGGACGTCTACGAGGAGGAGACCGGGGTCTTCTTCACCGACCGCTCGATCCAGGGCATCACCGACGACACCCTGGCCCGCCTGGTCACCTTCCCCCAAGTCCTGGTCACCTCGCACCAGGCCTACTTCACCCGCACCGCCGTCGGCCAGATCATCGACGCCACCGCCCGCAACGTCGAGGACTTCGCCGCGGGGCGGCGCAACGGGAACACCCTGGTGCCGCTGAGCGGCTGA
- a CDS encoding GNAT family N-acetyltransferase yields the protein MTQRFSAVEQSDINGLLALYRQVYGSGYALPIGTDPAVTAREIAAPNTTWLAAREPAGGRIVGTIIGTLDPEERLGKLQGLVIHPEARGTGLAHLAVRQLAEALLSGAGDRPPADSVYATARTNSTAPQRVCLSAGFRALGIFPNLRKADEHETMVLLAKHRPGVLDRRLPVERVPAGLADLVRALHQAVGLPEQPLPAIDHEPLPERRRRSADVEMEFVDAPRFVARRTAEALPDPEQRFYPFHTPNVLLSSADGAHEVYAQLNRTDGYCALIGTAGGAFATLAPVFEGLVARLAEGGASHIEALLPLDRYEDLRLLLAHGFLPAAAYPAMRRQGEGFRDYVVMTRSLQPLDFRGLSIDAAFQPFTEQYIELWKQQYLNTHEVFQ from the coding sequence TTGACGCAGCGGTTCTCTGCCGTCGAGCAGAGCGACATCAATGGACTGTTAGCACTCTATCGACAGGTCTACGGCAGCGGGTACGCGCTGCCGATCGGCACCGATCCCGCCGTGACGGCACGGGAGATCGCCGCCCCGAACACCACCTGGCTCGCCGCCCGGGAGCCGGCGGGCGGCCGGATCGTCGGGACCATCATCGGCACCCTCGACCCCGAGGAGCGGCTCGGCAAGCTCCAGGGCCTGGTGATCCACCCCGAGGCCCGCGGCACCGGCCTGGCCCACCTGGCGGTGCGTCAGCTCGCCGAGGCACTGCTGAGCGGAGCCGGCGACCGCCCGCCCGCCGACTCGGTCTACGCCACCGCCCGCACCAACTCGACCGCGCCGCAGCGCGTCTGCCTGAGCGCCGGGTTCCGGGCCCTGGGCATCTTCCCCAACCTGCGCAAGGCCGACGAGCACGAGACCATGGTGCTGCTCGCCAAGCACCGCCCGGGAGTCCTGGACCGGCGCCTGCCGGTGGAGCGGGTGCCCGCGGGCCTGGCCGACCTGGTCCGCGCGCTGCACCAGGCGGTCGGCCTGCCCGAGCAGCCGCTGCCCGCGATCGACCACGAGCCGCTGCCCGAGCGCCGCCGCCGGTCCGCCGACGTCGAGATGGAGTTCGTCGACGCGCCGCGGTTCGTGGCCCGCCGCACCGCCGAGGCGCTGCCCGACCCGGAGCAGCGCTTCTACCCCTTCCACACCCCCAACGTGCTGCTCTCCTCGGCGGACGGCGCGCACGAGGTCTACGCCCAGCTGAACCGCACCGACGGCTACTGCGCGCTGATCGGCACCGCCGGCGGCGCGTTCGCGACGCTGGCCCCGGTCTTCGAGGGCCTGGTCGCCCGGCTGGCCGAGGGCGGCGCCTCGCACATCGAGGCGCTGCTGCCGCTGGACCGCTACGAGGACCTGCGGCTGCTGCTCGCGCACGGCTTCCTGCCCGCCGCCGCCTACCCGGCGATGCGCCGTCAGGGCGAGGGCTTCCGGGACTACGTGGTGATGACCCGCAGCCTCCAGCCGCTGGACTTCCGCGGCCTGTCCATCGACGCGGCCTTCCAGCCGTTCACCGAGCAGTACATCGAGCTGTGGAAGCAGCAGTACCTCAACACGCACGAGGTGTTCCAGTGA
- a CDS encoding acyl-protein synthase, translating to MSTTTPVDLASRYLEPVQVPDPEALAHVQRLFDVAEPYLAGPELDELFVRAMNESNAWHAARSPFFGKLWESDPAARRPLESAADLARLPFVHANFFKAHEIVSIPEQDVRIRLTSSGTTGQKSQMFFDDWTLRNGQRIVARIFDSYGWLGEQEPVNYLLTNYQPRPGLNLGTSFTDEYLAHFAPVRSAEYALKHTGSGHEFDPFGCVRALLRFAEEGAPVRILGFPAFLSFTLDRMRELGLPPIRLNPKSLVVFGGGWKANADRQVTKPELYRRIHEQLGIPDERIRDGFGAVEHSVLYMECANHHLHVPTWSRLMVRDVRTLRPLGHGERGYAQFISPYITSVPAQSVLMADLVSQHGPEECGCGLPTPWFTVHGRAALSRNRSCAVAAAELLKGKS from the coding sequence GTGAGTACGACCACCCCGGTGGACCTGGCGAGCCGTTACCTCGAACCGGTCCAGGTGCCCGACCCGGAGGCGCTCGCCCACGTCCAGCGGCTCTTCGACGTGGCCGAGCCCTACCTGGCCGGCCCCGAGCTCGACGAGCTCTTCGTGCGGGCGATGAACGAGTCCAACGCCTGGCACGCCGCCCGCTCGCCGTTCTTCGGCAAGCTCTGGGAGTCCGACCCCGCCGCCCGGCGCCCCCTGGAGTCGGCCGCCGACCTGGCCCGACTGCCCTTCGTGCACGCCAACTTCTTCAAGGCGCACGAGATCGTCTCGATACCCGAGCAGGACGTGCGGATCCGGCTCACCTCCTCCGGCACCACCGGGCAGAAGTCGCAGATGTTCTTCGACGACTGGACGCTGCGCAACGGGCAGCGGATCGTCGCTCGGATCTTCGACTCCTACGGCTGGCTCGGCGAGCAGGAGCCGGTTAACTACCTGCTCACCAACTACCAGCCGCGCCCGGGCCTGAACCTCGGCACCTCGTTCACCGACGAGTACCTGGCCCACTTCGCGCCGGTCCGCTCGGCCGAGTACGCGCTGAAGCACACCGGCAGCGGCCACGAGTTCGACCCGTTCGGCTGCGTGCGGGCGCTGCTGCGGTTCGCCGAGGAGGGCGCCCCGGTCCGCATCCTCGGGTTCCCCGCCTTCCTCTCCTTCACCCTCGACCGGATGCGCGAACTCGGCCTGCCGCCGATCCGGTTGAACCCGAAGTCGCTGGTGGTGTTCGGCGGCGGCTGGAAGGCCAACGCCGACCGGCAGGTGACCAAGCCCGAGCTGTACCGGCGCATCCACGAGCAACTGGGCATCCCGGACGAGCGGATCAGGGACGGCTTCGGCGCCGTCGAGCACTCGGTGCTCTACATGGAGTGCGCCAACCACCACCTGCACGTGCCCACCTGGTCGCGGCTGATGGTGCGCGACGTGCGCACCCTGCGCCCGCTCGGCCACGGCGAGCGCGGCTACGCCCAGTTCATCTCGCCCTACATCACCTCGGTGCCCGCCCAGTCCGTCCTGATGGCCGACCTGGTCTCCCAGCACGGCCCCGAGGAGTGCGGCTGCGGGCTGCCCACGCCCTGGTTCACCGTGCACGGGCGGGCCGCGCTCAGCCGCAACCGCAGCTGCGCCGTCGCCGCCGCCGAACTGCTCAAGGGGAAGTCGTGA
- a CDS encoding acyl-CoA reductase: MTTAPHTPAEDRPHYWQGEFLTDDQAGRRLDELDADVRSVLAEPRLSPLTVLAACDLLSAALRDPGSAQRKLLAEELAAARVDPAEAGRTLRDVAGALDREALETKLMRELGGTDPGRLARFDFRREIFEGWLPVGLLVHVAPGNAPAAGALSVIEGLLAGNVNAAKTSGGSRFTQQLLAQLAALDPSGAIARRVIVLAFPSSRTDWLERLCAPADAVAAWGGEEALAGVAKLVPAGCRLVDWGPKLSFAYLTEHRWADADTLRGIAADVCRLDQQACSSPQLVYLDTEDEEQVLAFAERFAAVLAEAVGELDLPERDPLESAEISNTVQVATLEQHLGLTRVHADPDGDWHVLADLRSALRASPLHRTVWVKPLPRTRIVEVLRPMRRYLQTVGLGADRTDTAALAGLVLTAGAQRVTVPGAMLDSYNGEPHDGVYALQRYSRRVDVQLDERFRSDACLDDLLGVRELTVPQVPVTGKDEFDRLQGDGARAEVFFRSGGSSGAPKLSAFAWDDYHEHMRSGAEGLLAAGFDPRTDRSMNLFFAGQLSGGFLSFHSVLETLRAVQFPMAGQEDHAMVARAIVDNRVDTLFGMPNYLLRVFTEGAAELRAYRGVRKVFFGGEHFPQRQQDWLREEFGVQLIRSAAYGSVDAGPLGYQCAHAGDRVHHLFSGVQTLEILDRTEDRPAAPGEPGRLVFTAHTRRGQRLDRYEVGDLGRWVEGDCPCGRRTPRFELLGRFGDIFRAGGHFLNYRRFVTIAQESLDHLGAVQLRVADGADSAVTTLTVLLGGFEPGERDSALLAEAFLADYPQLATDVVQDRVVDLRVEAVPVDALARTAASGKLREVVDLRVG, encoded by the coding sequence GTGACCACCGCACCGCACACGCCCGCCGAGGACCGCCCGCACTACTGGCAGGGCGAGTTCCTCACCGACGACCAGGCCGGCCGCCGCCTGGACGAGCTGGACGCCGACGTCCGCTCGGTGCTGGCCGAGCCGCGGCTCAGCCCGCTGACCGTGCTGGCCGCCTGCGACCTGCTGTCCGCCGCGCTGCGCGACCCCGGGAGCGCCCAGCGCAAGCTGCTGGCCGAGGAGTTGGCCGCCGCCCGGGTGGACCCGGCCGAGGCCGGCCGCACCCTGCGCGACGTCGCCGGGGCGCTGGACCGCGAGGCGCTGGAGACCAAGCTGATGCGCGAGCTCGGCGGGACCGACCCGGGCCGCCTGGCCCGCTTCGACTTCCGCCGGGAGATCTTCGAGGGCTGGCTGCCGGTCGGCCTGCTGGTGCACGTCGCGCCGGGCAACGCGCCCGCCGCCGGCGCGCTGAGCGTCATCGAGGGCCTGCTCGCCGGGAACGTCAACGCGGCCAAGACCAGCGGCGGTTCGCGCTTCACCCAGCAGCTGCTGGCCCAGCTCGCGGCCCTCGACCCGAGCGGCGCGATCGCCCGCCGGGTGATCGTGCTGGCCTTCCCCTCCAGCCGCACCGACTGGCTGGAGCGGCTCTGCGCCCCCGCCGACGCGGTGGCCGCCTGGGGCGGCGAGGAGGCGCTGGCCGGTGTGGCCAAGCTGGTCCCGGCCGGCTGCCGGCTGGTCGACTGGGGGCCGAAGCTCTCCTTCGCCTACCTCACCGAGCACCGCTGGGCCGATGCGGACACCCTGCGCGGGATCGCCGCCGACGTCTGCCGGCTCGACCAGCAGGCCTGCTCCAGCCCGCAGTTGGTCTACCTGGACACCGAGGACGAGGAGCAGGTCCTCGCCTTCGCCGAGCGCTTCGCCGCCGTGCTGGCCGAGGCGGTCGGCGAACTCGACCTGCCCGAGCGCGATCCGCTGGAGAGCGCGGAGATCAGCAACACCGTGCAGGTGGCCACCCTGGAGCAGCACCTGGGCCTGACCCGGGTGCACGCCGACCCGGACGGCGACTGGCACGTGCTCGCCGACCTGCGCAGCGCGCTGCGCGCCTCCCCGCTGCACCGCACGGTGTGGGTCAAGCCGCTGCCGCGCACCCGGATCGTCGAGGTGCTGCGCCCGATGCGCCGCTACCTGCAGACGGTCGGGCTCGGCGCCGACCGGACCGACACCGCCGCGCTGGCCGGCCTGGTGCTCACCGCCGGCGCCCAGCGGGTCACCGTCCCCGGCGCCATGCTGGACAGCTACAACGGCGAACCGCACGACGGCGTCTACGCCTTGCAGCGCTACAGCCGCCGGGTGGACGTCCAGCTGGACGAGCGCTTCCGCTCCGACGCCTGCCTCGACGACCTGCTGGGCGTGCGCGAACTGACGGTCCCCCAGGTCCCGGTGACGGGCAAGGACGAGTTCGACCGGCTGCAGGGCGACGGCGCCCGGGCCGAGGTGTTCTTCCGCAGCGGCGGCAGCTCCGGCGCCCCCAAGCTGTCGGCCTTCGCCTGGGACGACTACCACGAGCACATGCGCTCGGGCGCCGAGGGCCTGCTCGCGGCGGGCTTCGACCCGCGCACCGACCGGTCGATGAACCTGTTCTTCGCCGGACAGCTGTCCGGCGGGTTCCTCAGCTTCCACTCGGTGCTGGAGACCCTGCGGGCCGTGCAGTTCCCGATGGCGGGGCAGGAGGACCACGCGATGGTCGCCCGCGCGATCGTCGACAACCGGGTGGACACCCTGTTCGGCATGCCGAACTACCTGCTGCGGGTCTTCACCGAGGGGGCGGCCGAGCTGCGCGCCTACCGGGGCGTGCGGAAGGTGTTCTTCGGCGGCGAGCACTTCCCGCAGCGCCAGCAGGACTGGCTGCGCGAGGAGTTCGGCGTGCAGCTGATCCGCTCGGCGGCCTACGGCAGCGTGGACGCCGGCCCGCTCGGCTACCAGTGCGCGCACGCCGGGGACCGGGTGCACCACCTGTTCAGCGGCGTGCAGACGCTGGAGATCCTGGACCGCACCGAGGACCGCCCGGCGGCCCCGGGCGAGCCCGGGCGCCTGGTCTTCACCGCGCACACCCGGCGCGGCCAGCGGCTGGACCGCTACGAGGTCGGCGACCTCGGCCGCTGGGTCGAGGGCGACTGCCCGTGCGGGCGGCGCACCCCGCGGTTCGAACTGCTCGGCCGCTTCGGCGACATCTTCCGGGCCGGCGGCCACTTCCTCAACTACCGCCGGTTCGTGACGATCGCTCAGGAGTCCCTGGACCACCTGGGCGCGGTCCAGCTGCGGGTGGCCGACGGCGCCGACTCGGCCGTCACCACGCTGACCGTGCTGCTCGGCGGTTTCGAGCCGGGCGAGCGCGACTCCGCCCTGCTGGCCGAGGCGTTCCTGGCCGACTACCCGCAGCTCGCGACCGACGTGGTGCAGGACCGGGTGGTCGACCTGCGGGTCGAGGCGGTGCCGGTGGACGCGCTGGCCCGCACCGCGGCCAGCGGCAAGCTGCGCGAGGTGGTCGACCTGCGGGTCGGCTGA
- a CDS encoding phenylacetate--CoA ligase family protein, translated as MTDAHRSGTADLIAFARARSPFYRDLYAHLPADVADLTRLPLIDHTAFWQAHTVADSRLLTGPHTDGIVFKTGGTTGMPRISFYTRPEWRAMAQRFGVGLLAAGVQPGDRVANLFYAGELYSSFVFTLNLFQEAPVTTVQLPIGGAATPEQVVATMRDFSATVIAALPTSLSRLAREVVDTVGSMPLIRLALFSGEAFHDDQLPLIKQAFPNITVRSIGYASVDAGVLAAPVAGEFDNRVHQVLAPEKVVELLDPVTGEPIEEPGRPGRVVATDLVRRLTPMIRYPVGDLAEWVDFPSRTFRLLGRAEEGARVGPVSIFLEDLRTLVTETDTGGRIGGLQVVVRHFDGRDQLTLRLADSTPQAAGRELLEAAVIEQLDVRRPLFTDQVARGAIHPVAVEWVGPGGLAVNPRTGKAIRLLDERLG; from the coding sequence ATGACCGACGCTCACCGGAGCGGCACCGCGGACCTCATAGCCTTCGCCCGCGCCCGCTCGCCCTTCTACCGCGACCTCTACGCGCACCTGCCCGCGGACGTCGCCGACCTGACCCGCCTGCCGCTGATCGACCACACCGCGTTCTGGCAGGCCCACACCGTCGCGGACAGCCGGCTGCTGACCGGCCCGCACACCGACGGGATCGTGTTCAAGACCGGTGGCACCACCGGGATGCCGCGGATCTCGTTCTACACCCGGCCCGAGTGGCGGGCGATGGCCCAGCGGTTCGGCGTCGGACTGCTCGCGGCCGGCGTGCAGCCCGGGGACCGGGTGGCGAACCTGTTCTACGCCGGGGAGTTGTACTCCAGCTTCGTCTTCACCCTCAACCTGTTCCAGGAGGCGCCGGTCACGACCGTGCAGCTGCCGATCGGCGGGGCGGCCACGCCGGAGCAGGTGGTGGCGACCATGCGGGACTTCTCGGCCACCGTGATCGCCGCGCTGCCGACCTCGCTCTCCCGGCTGGCCCGCGAGGTGGTGGACACCGTGGGCAGCATGCCGCTGATCCGGCTGGCGCTGTTCAGCGGCGAGGCCTTCCACGACGACCAACTGCCGCTGATCAAGCAGGCGTTCCCCAACATCACGGTGCGGTCGATCGGTTACGCGAGCGTGGACGCCGGAGTGCTGGCGGCCCCCGTGGCCGGGGAGTTCGACAACCGGGTGCACCAAGTGCTCGCCCCCGAGAAGGTGGTGGAGCTGCTGGACCCGGTGACCGGTGAGCCGATCGAGGAACCCGGGCGGCCCGGGCGGGTGGTGGCCACCGACCTGGTGCGGCGGCTGACGCCGATGATCCGCTACCCGGTGGGCGACCTGGCCGAGTGGGTGGACTTCCCCAGCCGCACCTTCCGGTTGCTGGGCCGCGCCGAGGAGGGTGCCCGGGTCGGGCCGGTGAGCATCTTCCTGGAGGACCTGCGGACGCTGGTGACCGAGACCGACACCGGCGGCCGGATCGGCGGCCTCCAGGTGGTGGTGCGGCACTTCGACGGGCGCGACCAGCTGACCCTGCGGCTGGCCGACAGCACCCCGCAGGCGGCCGGCCGGGAGCTGCTGGAGGCCGCCGTGATCGAGCAACTGGACGTGCGCCGACCGCTGTTCACCGACCAGGTGGCGCGCGGGGCGATCCACCCGGTGGCCGTGGAGTGGGTCGGGCCGGGCGGACTGGCCGTCAACCCGCGCACCGGCAAGGCGATCCGGCTGCTGGACGAGCGGCTCGGCTGA